The genomic DNA ATTGAAAATATGGAAAGGGTAAAATACGATTATCGTGAATTAAAAAATATAGAAAATCAAACTGATGGTATGTGTATTTTAGCAATAAGGCAGAATTACAAGGCATTAGAGTATGTAAAAAATCAAACCGAAGAATTATGTTTAGAAGCAATAAAGTATAATTATAAAGCACTTGAATATGTAAAAGAACAAACAGAATACTTGTGTCTTGAAGCTATAAAAAAAGATTGTAATGCACTTAAGTATGTACGAAATAAAACAGAAGGGCTTATTATAAAAGCAATAAGTCATTCTTCCAATATAGATGTTGTAAGTATACTAAAGGCTTTAGAGACTCAAACAAGAAGGATATGTTTAGAAGCAATTAAAAAAGATGGCAGGTGTCTTGCATACGTTAGAGAACAGAGTGAAGAATTATGTATAGAGGCCATTAAGCAAAATTATAAAGCATTAAAATATGTAAAAAATCAAACGGAAAAAATGTGTATAGAATCCGTAAGACAAAATGGTATGGCATTACAATATGTAAATAAACAAACTGATAAAATATGTATAGAAGCTGTCAAACAAGATGGAAGAAGTATACAATTTGTCAACAATAAGACAGAAGAAATATGTATAAATGCTATAAGATATTTAAATAAAAAATATAATATTAAAGATGTACTAAGTTACATAGATAAGTATACAGAAGATATATGTATAGAGATTGTAAGACAAAATGGAAAAATGCTTATGTATATAAAAAATCAAACAGAAAAAATGTGTATTGAAGCAGTAAAAGAGAACTATAAGTCTCTTAAGTATGTAAAAGAGCAATCTGAGAGAATATGTAAAGAAGCATTGAAGCAAAACCATAAAGCAAAAGAGTATGTAAAAATTGCTATTGATGATTGTATATAAGGTGTAGATACAGCCATCAATAGTGAAAGATAAAAAAAGATAAAGACAAGTACTTTATAATAATCTAGGCTTATACTATAATTAATTAAGCAGTGATATAAATTCACATGACGATTATATCAAAATGGAGATGAATTGATGGCAAAAATATATTTAGAAAATGAAAATAAAACTAGAGAAATAGGATATAAATTAGGTAAACTTTTAAAAGAAGGCAGTGTTATCTGTTTAGTAGGAGATTTAGGAGCTGGTAAAACTACAATGACACAAAGTTTGGCAGATTCATTAGGGATAGAAGATTATATAACAAGTCCTACTTTTACTATAATAAATGAATATGAAGGAAAAATACCTTTGTATCATTTTGATGTTTATAGAATAGGTAGTAGTGACGAAATGTATGATATTGGTTATGATGAATATGTAAATTCAAATGGAATCTGTATAATAGAATGGGCTAATCTAATAGAAGATATACTTCCAAAAGAATATTTGAATATAGAATTGAGATATAAAGATGAAGGAAGAGAAATGATATTAACTCCAAAAGGAGAGTTTTATAAAGAGATAGTTGAGGAGTTGATTAAATAATGAAAATACTAGGTATGGATACGTCTTCTATGGCAGCAAGTGTAGCAGTTGTTGAAGATGATAACTTAATATGTGAGTTTACAGTAAACAACAAAAAAACTCATTCACAAAAGCTTATGCCAATGATAGAAAATATGTTGAGTATGAGTGATTTAAGTATAAAAGATATGGATTTATTAGCTGTATGTATAGGTCCAGGTTCGTTTACAGGACTTAGAATAGGTATGGCTACAGTAAAAGCTATGGCCCATGTAAATAATATACCAATAATAGCAGTAAATTCTTTGGAATCTCTAGCAAATAACATAAATTTCTGTGATAGAAAGATATGTTGTATATTAGATGCGCAGAAAAATCAAGTTTATTCAGCTAAATACAAGTTTGAAAATGGAGAGATGATAGAATTAGATGGTGTTGATGTTGTAGATTTTGATGCTTTAGTAGATGAAATTGTATCAACTAATGAAGAATTTATAATAGTTGGAGAAGCTGTATACAAATATAAAGACAAGTTAGAGAATATAAAAAATATAAAAATACCTTCACCAGCTAATAATGTATCTAACGCAGGAAGCTTATGCTCTTTAGCATTAAATAAATATAATAAAAATATAGATGTACATACTTGTTATACGATAAATCCTATGTATATCAGAAAATCTCAAGCTGAAGTACAATATGATGAAAAAATGAAGAGGCTAAATAATGGAAGATAATACAAAACTAATAGTAGATGATATAAAAATAGAAGAAATGACTACAGAAGATATAGATGAAGTTTTTGAAGTAGAAAAAAATTGTTTTGAAGATTATTGGTCAAAAGAGTCTTTTAGAAAAGAGTTGTCTAATGAAGTAGCAAGGTATATAGTAGCTAAGTTAAATGGAAAAATTGTCGGATATGTGGGAATTTGGCTTATACTTGATGAAGGGCATATAAATAATGTGGCTGTTCATAGTGACTATAGAGGGAAAAAAATAGGGGACAAGTTGATAAAAGGCATAGTTGATTTATGTAAAGATAATAATATTGCATCTATGACATTAGAAGTTAGAGCATCAAATAAAATAGCACAAAATTTATATAGAAAATATGGATTTAAAATGGGTGGAATAAGAAAAGAATACTACAGTGATAATAAAGAAGATGCAATTATAATGTGGAACCAATTAAAAGAGGTGTAGAGTTTATGAGTGATATAATAACATTAGCTATAGAGAGTAGTTGTGACGAAACAGCTGCATCAGTTTTAAAAAATGGTAGAGAAATACTTTCAAACATAATCTCTACTCAAATCGAGACACATAAAAAATTTGGTGGTGTAGTTCCAGAAGTGGCCTCAAGAAAACATGTGGAAAATATTGATATAGTTGTTCAAGAAGCTTTAGACAAAGCAAATATAGGTTTTAATGATATAGACCATATCGCAGTTACATATGGACCTGGGCTAGTAGGTGCTTTATTGGTTGGTCTATCTTATGCTAAAGCACTTGCATATACTTTGAATATTCCACTTGTAGGAGTAAATCATATAGAAGGGCATCTAAGTGCAAACTATATAGAGCATAAGGATTTAAAACCTCCTTTTATAACATTAATAGTATCTGGAGGTCATACTCACTTGGTTGAAGTAAAAGATTATGGCAAGTATGAAATTTTAGGAAAAACAAGAGATGATGCATCTGGAGAAGCATTTGATAAGATTTCAAGAGCGATGAATTTAGGCTATCCAGGAGGTCCTATTATTGATAATCTGGCCAAGAATGGAAATAAACATGCTATAGAATTTCCAAGAGCCTATTTAGAAGAAGATAGCTATGATTTTAGTTTTAGTGGATTAAAATCTTCTGTATTAAATTATCTAAATGGAAAAAGAATGAAAAATGAAGAAATAGTAGTTGAAGATGTAGCAGCATCTTTCCAAGAGGCTGTAGTAGAGGTTTTATCTACTAAAGCACTAAAAGCAGTAAAAGACAAAGGATACAATATCATAACTCTTTCTGGTGGGGTTGCTTCTAATTCGGGGCTTAGAGCTAAAATAACAGAGCTTGCTAAAGACAATGGTATTACTGTTAAGTATCCTCCTCTAATTTTATGCACAGATAATGCAGCTATGATAGGGTGTGCAGGATATTATAATTTTATAAATGGGAAAACGCATGATATGAGTTTAAATGCAGTTCCAAATTTAAAGATAAATCAGTAGAGTTAGATGAATTTGTAAATATAAAAGTATTGTTTCAAAAAAGTAAGTAGAAGTGAAATTAAATATAATAAAAATAAATATAGTATATATTAAAACTTGAAGTAAAACTATTTATAATCTTTATATTCCAATGAATTGCAACAAATTTTAGGATATACAGATTGTCTTTGGCTTAGATTTGCTTCAAGTTTATTTTTTTCTATAGAAAGATTATTTTAAAAAGTGGGTAATATACCCTTTTTTTTCATTCTTAAAAAGTTTTATACTAATTATAGAAAGATTAAGGAGGGGAAGAAATGAGTCAAAGTAAAGAAGACAAAATAAGAAGTATTTTGGAAGCAAAAAATATTAAATCAAATTTTCAAAATAAAGAAAATTTAAGTGAATTTAATGAAAAAAAAGCAAGTAAAAGAGCAGAAGACT from Clostridioides difficile ATCC 9689 = DSM 1296 includes the following:
- a CDS encoding DUF4116 domain-containing protein, whose amino-acid sequence is MHLSKKIKKLFLDDKGYYFNSNWKDIHIGIYDTKLGDSLKYITNEYIENMERVKYDYRELKNIENQTDGMCILAIRQNYKALEYVKNQTEELCLEAIKYNYKALEYVKEQTEYLCLEAIKKDCNALKYVRNKTEGLIIKAISHSSNIDVVSILKALETQTRRICLEAIKKDGRCLAYVREQSEELCIEAIKQNYKALKYVKNQTEKMCIESVRQNGMALQYVNKQTDKICIEAVKQDGRSIQFVNNKTEEICINAIRYLNKKYNIKDVLSYIDKYTEDICIEIVRQNGKMLMYIKNQTEKMCIEAVKENYKSLKYVKEQSERICKEALKQNHKAKEYVKIAIDDCI
- the tsaE gene encoding tRNA (adenosine(37)-N6)-threonylcarbamoyltransferase complex ATPase subunit type 1 TsaE, with product MAKIYLENENKTREIGYKLGKLLKEGSVICLVGDLGAGKTTMTQSLADSLGIEDYITSPTFTIINEYEGKIPLYHFDVYRIGSSDEMYDIGYDEYVNSNGICIIEWANLIEDILPKEYLNIELRYKDEGREMILTPKGEFYKEIVEELIK
- the tsaB gene encoding tRNA (adenosine(37)-N6)-threonylcarbamoyltransferase complex dimerization subunit type 1 TsaB, which encodes MKILGMDTSSMAASVAVVEDDNLICEFTVNNKKTHSQKLMPMIENMLSMSDLSIKDMDLLAVCIGPGSFTGLRIGMATVKAMAHVNNIPIIAVNSLESLANNINFCDRKICCILDAQKNQVYSAKYKFENGEMIELDGVDVVDFDALVDEIVSTNEEFIIVGEAVYKYKDKLENIKNIKIPSPANNVSNAGSLCSLALNKYNKNIDVHTCYTINPMYIRKSQAEVQYDEKMKRLNNGR
- the rimI gene encoding ribosomal protein S18-alanine N-acetyltransferase, whose protein sequence is MEDNTKLIVDDIKIEEMTTEDIDEVFEVEKNCFEDYWSKESFRKELSNEVARYIVAKLNGKIVGYVGIWLILDEGHINNVAVHSDYRGKKIGDKLIKGIVDLCKDNNIASMTLEVRASNKIAQNLYRKYGFKMGGIRKEYYSDNKEDAIIMWNQLKEV
- the tsaD gene encoding tRNA (adenosine(37)-N6)-threonylcarbamoyltransferase complex transferase subunit TsaD, with the translated sequence MSDIITLAIESSCDETAASVLKNGREILSNIISTQIETHKKFGGVVPEVASRKHVENIDIVVQEALDKANIGFNDIDHIAVTYGPGLVGALLVGLSYAKALAYTLNIPLVGVNHIEGHLSANYIEHKDLKPPFITLIVSGGHTHLVEVKDYGKYEILGKTRDDASGEAFDKISRAMNLGYPGGPIIDNLAKNGNKHAIEFPRAYLEEDSYDFSFSGLKSSVLNYLNGKRMKNEEIVVEDVAASFQEAVVEVLSTKALKAVKDKGYNIITLSGGVASNSGLRAKITELAKDNGITVKYPPLILCTDNAAMIGCAGYYNFINGKTHDMSLNAVPNLKINQ